From a single Gracilimonas sp. genomic region:
- a CDS encoding FG-GAP-like repeat-containing protein: MKKGFILFGIFTFGFLTSSSALAQDKTTDTQPVSPLPLSGNSEIISESPVQPVTFDRNELAESELFPASDTVYSFADGLIPNNFDPFTGGTKFGRTTSPNSWIIEQSANTLNSGYSIRSGDIDHSENSNTGIFVHIAEGGGALQFQYRISSQQNFDFFYLEIAGTVVDSASGNIAWTNSPVYDLPAGEYYIDFWFSKDETEDDPNGIDAVFLDDISITGLDTTPVKITGIHPNAAAPFSQISIYGNGFSPSVVQSVSFGGTYGTVQSVSDNKLVVQVPQANVGFNDVTVGNYYGSDTYSGFSVLNAVDASFGAQNVISTSVNDPYELSYADLDNDGDLDILSASYNDDKIAWYPNNGDGTFASQLIISTLADGALSVFASDLDSDGYLDVISASDLGNKIAWYKNNGDGTFGSETIISSLTDGANSAISYDLDGDGDMDVISASENDNKIAWYANNGDGTFGAQDIISTSVAGAKDLYAGDLNNDGILDLYVASYSTDEIAWFEGNGDGTFNSKVTISSSVDEVTELAHADFNGDGYQDIVAVSFGDHNLSWFPNNGDGTFGARIVLSNNTVSALSVSTGDINGDGHQDIISSSGGTFRLEYHLGNGDGTFDTDNLIFQTANGARSVRSADFDGDGDLDIISGDSNNNIAWYENTGTEIVSYVTKVAPEAAAPGSSIQIYGSGFNGSTEVYIGGVPATVESFQSTKLTVTVPSINPGNYNVLAQTDGDIAEYAGLFTVVSNQVTFFEQTDTLETGLNSFSSLLQTTADFDNDGDLDVLSSHFKSQYELFWYVNDGFGGLTSKQLIANSLANHANSTDFDNDGDEDLVYWTTLGTDSLLYLQNNGDGTYQNAVQIAYAASGTGAAVSGIESADINHDGYPDLIVFFEAINDIAFFLNNGDGTFAAEQFIDQNANDINDVHFADLNGNGYLDMITAQRSPSNVIQWYTNDGIGNFSFAGVLSTGFNYYLVGTSDINGDGNLDIIGGHTTGIGYLINNGNSTFGSHISITSAQSAYTFLAIRDMDGDGDEDFAGYGTDLFWVEKEGTFTFGEPQIIEKENVNVSGFGDFNSDGDTDIITYDATNNYVYQIENVVPNPAITEIIPKAAAPGSEIEIWGKGFSKNLSEVTVSFDGVDATIVESTGSLSYGNRLVVEVPSMSAGPAEISVTSLGNTSTLSGQFTVLKSEGAYFTSQNVIYNAPEQPFISIFADINGDGYQDVVAWSETNDNLDWFENNQAGSFGSRTPIASNVNVEFMEPTDIDNDGDIDLVVLDATNRSIKVYPNLGTGLFSSPYELWNYNTENGISPTFRGFEISDVNGDGLKDFVVGMNYITFSGSTTYYWRVVWHENKGNGTLGDINNIFNYSTFSNPGTQFTNFEVSDYDSDGDQDALIAINGGSQIRLYENEGFGTFSASDYQYIYNPDNIFDFKVADLNKDGFKDLIISRQYVGTSFSNNISVTQSNGSQSPPITVLNESPGSANDIRVLDFNGDGNLDIVASYLGLDQITIYTTDGTSVTDTITVATSSDIDTPRFIDVGDADNDGDLDIVSASSSDDKIAWYENEAPPVELSTIAEARQTANGETVRVQGIITRKHENIFKIQQNNAGLHLYASADFNTPLFNGGIQIGDLVEITGTVSEVNSMKELINISSVNVISSGNSLPAPVDIVLSQVSDFEQYESVLVTVNNLSVTEAGQNFVNETDYDIYENDQLSSIRLTVGPDFTTEIAGQLIPDDFEYTGIIYQSSSGGSDGYALYPINNSDVRYYTPDNEFISLETAKNQIDSSFVRVRGVVTSPNFQASANNTAFYIQDGDFGIVVFNDDLAVSGVTPGDSVEVEGELETFNGLREILVGDINNNISVLNSGNTLPDPKSVSYNDFINAGDPSTDLQNLQGTLVRINDLITDPGTWPANASATNTNVTAETFTGNSVTIRLWAQTEVIGDTPPSYLDLVGVLGSFNGAQIAPRFSNDIIPIETPGPLNMTASAGTSSIDLDWEPSPAPNIGGYNVYRSTSSFIDSTAATRLNTTVIDDTSYTDTTPVENTTYYYRAAAYDSVTGNLSQLSDEVAVPFKIKSLYALSATAGVTGSTLTIYGANLTNSSLEVQIGGQNATIASSDSIKISVTVPALSPSTYAVTININGDVNLRAPDMYTVLEDTPDESGFFQDPSTLATLSGVLEIQTPNLDNDQDLDILTASYNENAFNNVGYLENLGNLTFSGLQEIGETGDARARSVTYADFDGDGILDVVAAYNNLLAWFRNDGSNTFNSVEGSVIETFPVITNYNSQDVIAFDVNLDGDTDIIHVHTVTDDISYYENDGTGSFQLQQVIDGNAPLANDVKAADFDGDGDFDLVASIEASGEIVQYVNNAGTFNTASVITSSVDSPKNVVTADLDNDGFIDVLSVSQNDSKVAWYSNGSGTGVFSAQNIISSDMTDPFNATAADLNGDGLNDVIVSTLNGDLVWYQNLGSGSFDTAVSLLSGAGELRSVAAADLTETGLLDLIAGDYTANQLILLKNVDTPPAPPTGVAVSGNIGSASISWNPNTETDLLGYDVVRSTNPDADGFTSLLGSPQTGTTYEDTGLNNGVTYYYRVVAIDSSNTRVASDTVSIKAVSTQISGIHPATGIEATRVKISGIGFSNVQSENQVQFNGTSATILSADSASIIVEAPSGLSGFVDISVTANSIGYTYPGKYLYLSESEGTFGQFETQTGFSGTGNITSADIDADGFEDLIATRPNDNQISLIFSDGDDPFNRVVNLNFSGSLSPRIIRPINIFGNEYPDFVFTSNLNNEFKVLKNNGGSTSGGNFLDQTTVTVNHAGITDIFPADMNNDGYTDVVISSANDGKISWYENQSFLSEVAFGPENQIVDNSNLMNSIYAADFNGDNLTDIVSAENIGNEVALYQNNGDGSFTRSIIASGINHPERVTAADLNNDGNLDVLFASSDDDKVGAFINNGDGTFGTENVIATGILGALDVSAADLNGDGLVDILATSSNNGEGYWFQNNGSNTFSTANTLTSAFSGAISIHAYDSDGNGNLDVAIRGRDSGTLGVGKNFLITALQIEQFLSNDSIVSLSDGLEFVFDTDLSTLDNFANYMDGTITISNHDGETFSAGAINIEGNSLIADDINFYSLDTLFVDISSQALYDNSGGRYFIDIDGDGIRTSEDDRYFSEDDFYTTMIGDFDNDLDVDFDDLNSFSDGWRNDEFGYETAPLDFGTTLSFPNARLNGDNDFNIDDIVAFIRFWNLTQERSKVAKAQDMAAKIASLESGSSIDEVASGQNILKAGTKDLSNNTDAVQKNSKQKPEISISDSLQFISYSKNEQVHEYVHDQNAAREVTYTFALSHPDSVMALSLIIDYEEDKLSISDIKNHDLFNIHSSNANVFLSHVDSTNGIITLNVANFGTLSSVQDRKIVSLTFNSLDDQDSEIIISSDLRAKGQPALQQIARKAIRVAEELPGSFTLSQNYPNPFNPTTTIHYELAEQAKVNISVFDILGRKVETLISENGVRPGYYKLNWDASRYASGMYIYVLNVKSTSGKAYSMTKKMVLVK; encoded by the coding sequence ATGAAAAAAGGCTTTATACTATTTGGGATATTTACATTCGGGTTTCTTACCTCTTCCTCTGCTCTTGCACAGGATAAAACAACTGATACGCAACCGGTTTCACCTTTACCTCTGAGTGGAAATTCGGAAATAATATCAGAGAGCCCGGTACAGCCAGTAACTTTTGACAGAAACGAACTTGCAGAAAGTGAGCTTTTCCCGGCTTCGGATACAGTATACAGCTTTGCTGATGGGTTAATCCCGAACAATTTTGACCCTTTCACAGGTGGTACAAAGTTTGGGCGAACCACTTCTCCCAACTCGTGGATTATAGAACAGTCGGCCAATACACTAAACAGTGGTTATAGCATCCGAAGTGGAGATATCGATCATTCCGAGAATAGTAACACCGGCATTTTTGTACATATTGCAGAAGGCGGTGGTGCGCTTCAATTTCAGTATCGAATTAGTTCTCAACAAAATTTCGACTTCTTTTACCTGGAAATTGCCGGAACGGTAGTTGATTCAGCCTCAGGCAACATTGCGTGGACCAACAGCCCGGTTTATGATCTGCCAGCTGGTGAATATTATATTGACTTCTGGTTTTCGAAAGATGAAACCGAAGATGATCCTAATGGTATTGATGCCGTATTCCTCGACGATATTTCCATTACCGGATTAGACACCACACCGGTTAAAATTACCGGAATACACCCCAATGCGGCCGCTCCTTTTTCACAGATCAGTATCTACGGAAATGGGTTCTCTCCAAGTGTAGTTCAATCGGTGAGTTTTGGTGGTACCTATGGTACTGTACAATCTGTTTCTGATAATAAATTAGTCGTTCAGGTTCCCCAAGCCAATGTTGGCTTTAATGACGTTACCGTTGGTAACTATTACGGGAGTGATACCTATTCCGGATTTTCTGTATTGAATGCGGTAGATGCCAGTTTTGGTGCTCAGAATGTTATTTCTACATCTGTAAATGACCCCTATGAATTATCTTATGCTGATTTAGACAATGATGGAGACTTAGATATCCTTTCAGCATCTTACAATGATGATAAAATCGCTTGGTATCCTAATAATGGAGACGGAACCTTTGCATCCCAACTTATTATTTCTACTCTTGCTGACGGAGCTTTATCAGTTTTTGCTTCGGATTTAGACAGTGATGGATATCTGGATGTTATTTCTGCATCAGACCTTGGTAATAAAATTGCGTGGTATAAGAATAATGGTGATGGAACATTCGGTTCTGAAACTATTATATCATCTCTTACAGATGGAGCTAATAGCGCTATATCATATGATCTGGACGGAGATGGGGATATGGATGTAATTTCAGCCTCTGAGAATGACAACAAAATTGCCTGGTATGCAAATAATGGAGATGGAACATTTGGTGCTCAAGATATAATTTCTACTTCTGTAGCTGGGGCCAAAGACTTATATGCTGGTGATTTAAATAATGATGGAATTCTGGATTTATATGTAGCATCATATAGCACAGATGAAATCGCATGGTTTGAAGGCAATGGTGATGGCACTTTTAATTCTAAGGTAACAATATCAAGTAGTGTAGATGAGGTAACAGAGTTAGCACATGCTGATTTTAACGGCGACGGATATCAGGATATCGTAGCTGTTTCTTTTGGAGATCATAATCTTTCATGGTTTCCAAATAATGGTGATGGAACATTCGGAGCTCGAATTGTCCTATCAAATAATACTGTGAGTGCTCTGAGTGTAAGTACTGGAGATATAAATGGAGATGGACATCAGGATATTATTTCATCTTCTGGAGGTACTTTCAGGTTAGAATATCATTTAGGAAATGGTGACGGCACTTTTGATACAGACAACCTTATTTTTCAAACCGCAAATGGGGCTAGAAGTGTTAGAAGTGCAGATTTTGATGGAGATGGTGATCTGGATATCATATCCGGTGATTCTAATAATAACATCGCCTGGTATGAAAACACAGGGACCGAAATTGTTTCTTACGTAACCAAAGTAGCTCCTGAAGCTGCAGCTCCCGGATCTTCCATTCAGATTTACGGTTCCGGTTTTAACGGCTCCACAGAAGTTTATATCGGAGGTGTTCCTGCCACCGTCGAGTCTTTTCAATCCACCAAACTGACCGTCACCGTACCTTCTATCAATCCGGGCAACTATAACGTTCTTGCCCAAACGGATGGTGATATTGCTGAATACGCCGGGTTATTTACCGTTGTCAGCAATCAAGTTACATTTTTTGAGCAGACTGATACGCTTGAAACAGGATTAAATAGCTTTAGTTCTCTCCTCCAAACCACTGCTGACTTTGATAATGACGGTGACCTGGATGTGCTTTCCAGTCATTTCAAATCACAATATGAGCTTTTCTGGTATGTTAATGATGGTTTTGGCGGACTTACTTCCAAGCAACTAATTGCTAATTCTTTAGCCAATCATGCAAACTCAACGGATTTTGACAATGATGGAGATGAGGACCTGGTTTATTGGACTACCCTTGGAACCGACTCCCTGCTGTATTTACAAAATAATGGAGACGGTACGTATCAAAATGCGGTACAAATCGCATATGCGGCCAGTGGGACCGGAGCAGCGGTTAGCGGTATAGAATCGGCCGACATCAACCATGATGGATATCCTGATTTAATTGTGTTTTTCGAAGCAATCAATGACATAGCTTTTTTCCTGAACAATGGGGATGGAACTTTTGCTGCAGAACAGTTTATTGACCAAAATGCCAACGATATTAATGATGTCCACTTTGCAGATTTAAACGGGAACGGATATCTCGACATGATTACGGCCCAGCGCTCCCCTTCCAACGTGATCCAATGGTACACCAACGATGGTATCGGAAATTTTTCTTTTGCGGGAGTTCTTTCAACCGGATTTAACTATTACCTGGTAGGTACTTCTGACATTAATGGAGATGGAAACCTGGATATTATTGGGGGACATACCACGGGGATTGGCTACCTTATTAATAACGGCAACTCTACCTTTGGCTCTCACATTTCGATTACTTCAGCACAATCCGCCTATACTTTCCTCGCCATCCGGGATATGGATGGAGACGGAGATGAAGACTTTGCAGGGTATGGTACGGATTTGTTCTGGGTTGAGAAGGAAGGCACTTTCACTTTTGGAGAACCTCAGATTATAGAGAAAGAAAATGTCAATGTTAGCGGATTTGGAGACTTCAATTCCGATGGTGATACAGATATCATCACTTATGACGCTACTAATAACTATGTCTATCAAATAGAAAATGTAGTTCCCAATCCTGCCATAACAGAGATCATACCAAAAGCAGCGGCTCCCGGATCGGAGATAGAAATTTGGGGTAAGGGTTTTTCCAAAAATCTTTCTGAAGTGACCGTGAGTTTTGACGGGGTGGATGCCACCATCGTTGAATCAACCGGTTCGCTAAGTTACGGAAACCGATTGGTGGTTGAAGTTCCAAGCATGAGTGCAGGTCCTGCTGAGATCAGTGTGACAAGCCTGGGTAATACAAGTACGCTATCCGGACAGTTTACTGTGCTTAAGTCAGAAGGCGCATATTTCACATCCCAGAATGTTATTTATAACGCTCCGGAACAACCATTCATCAGCATATTTGCTGACATCAATGGAGACGGATATCAGGATGTAGTTGCCTGGTCAGAGACCAATGATAATCTGGACTGGTTTGAAAATAACCAGGCCGGAAGCTTTGGAAGCCGAACTCCGATTGCCAGCAATGTGAATGTGGAATTCATGGAACCAACCGATATTGACAACGACGGCGATATTGACTTGGTAGTTTTGGATGCCACAAACAGATCTATAAAAGTTTATCCAAACTTGGGTACCGGTTTATTCAGCAGCCCATACGAACTATGGAACTACAATACCGAGAATGGTATCTCCCCCACATTCAGAGGCTTTGAGATTTCAGATGTGAATGGAGACGGATTAAAAGACTTTGTTGTAGGTATGAACTATATCACATTCAGTGGTTCTACCACCTACTACTGGAGAGTTGTTTGGCACGAGAATAAAGGTAATGGAACACTTGGTGATATAAATAATATCTTTAATTATTCAACTTTCAGTAATCCCGGCACACAATTCACAAACTTTGAAGTGTCTGACTATGACAGCGATGGTGATCAGGACGCACTGATTGCAATAAACGGGGGAAGTCAAATTCGTTTATATGAAAACGAAGGGTTTGGTACCTTCAGTGCTTCCGATTATCAATATATTTATAACCCTGATAACATCTTTGATTTTAAAGTCGCGGATTTGAATAAAGATGGTTTTAAGGATCTGATTATTAGCCGGCAATATGTCGGAACCAGCTTCAGCAATAATATTTCTGTTACTCAAAGTAATGGTTCTCAATCCCCTCCTATAACTGTACTTAATGAAAGTCCCGGTTCTGCGAATGATATCAGAGTGTTAGATTTTAACGGAGACGGAAACCTTGATATCGTAGCTTCATATCTGGGTCTGGATCAAATTACGATTTATACCACCGATGGCACATCCGTAACCGATACTATTACCGTAGCCACTTCAAGTGATATAGATACACCTCGCTTTATTGACGTTGGAGATGCCGACAATGACGGCGACCTAGATATTGTTTCCGCCTCTTCTTCTGATGATAAAATCGCCTGGTATGAAAATGAAGCGCCACCAGTTGAACTTTCAACCATTGCAGAAGCCCGGCAAACAGCGAATGGAGAAACAGTTCGGGTTCAGGGAATCATCACCCGGAAACATGAAAATATATTTAAGATCCAGCAGAATAATGCCGGATTACATTTATACGCTTCAGCAGATTTCAATACACCTCTCTTTAACGGAGGCATACAAATTGGTGATTTGGTAGAAATTACGGGCACAGTTTCTGAAGTAAATTCTATGAAGGAATTGATCAACATTTCATCGGTAAATGTCATCTCATCCGGAAACTCACTTCCCGCACCCGTCGATATTGTACTTTCTCAGGTTTCCGATTTTGAACAGTATGAATCTGTACTGGTTACGGTAAATAACCTTTCCGTTACTGAAGCCGGACAAAACTTCGTTAATGAAACGGATTATGATATTTACGAAAACGATCAATTAAGCAGTATTCGCCTTACAGTCGGCCCTGATTTCACTACAGAAATTGCAGGACAGCTTATACCGGATGATTTCGAATACACCGGCATTATATACCAAAGCTCATCCGGCGGAAGCGATGGCTATGCGTTATATCCAATCAATAACAGCGATGTTCGGTACTATACTCCTGACAACGAATTTATTTCTCTTGAAACCGCCAAAAACCAAATCGACAGTTCTTTTGTAAGAGTACGTGGAGTGGTAACTTCACCTAACTTCCAGGCATCAGCTAATAACACCGCTTTTTATATTCAGGACGGTGATTTCGGGATTGTTGTATTTAATGATGATTTGGCTGTTTCCGGAGTTACCCCCGGGGATAGCGTGGAAGTGGAAGGCGAACTCGAAACCTTCAATGGCCTTCGTGAAATTCTTGTTGGCGATATCAACAATAACATCTCGGTTCTCAACAGTGGGAACACCTTGCCGGATCCAAAGTCTGTAAGTTATAATGACTTTATTAATGCCGGTGATCCATCCACGGATCTGCAAAACCTTCAGGGCACCTTAGTCAGAATTAATGACCTGATTACCGACCCTGGTACATGGCCTGCCAATGCATCAGCAACTAACACAAACGTAACTGCAGAAACATTTACTGGAAATTCAGTAACTATTCGGCTTTGGGCTCAAACGGAAGTTATTGGAGATACACCTCCTTCCTATCTGGACCTTGTGGGTGTGTTAGGCTCATTCAATGGTGCACAAATCGCTCCACGTTTCTCAAATGATATTATTCCTATTGAGACACCCGGCCCATTAAATATGACAGCTTCCGCAGGAACTTCTTCCATCGACCTTGACTGGGAACCAAGTCCGGCCCCTAACATCGGAGGTTATAATGTGTACCGTTCAACATCTTCTTTTATCGATTCAACGGCAGCAACCCGACTAAACACTACGGTAATAGATGACACCAGTTATACGGATACAACTCCGGTTGAAAATACGACCTATTACTACCGTGCCGCAGCTTATGACTCTGTAACGGGCAACTTATCTCAGTTAAGTGATGAAGTAGCTGTGCCATTCAAAATTAAGAGCCTTTATGCACTGTCTGCAACCGCCGGTGTTACTGGCAGCACGCTAACCATTTATGGAGCTAATCTTACCAACAGTTCGCTCGAAGTTCAGATTGGCGGGCAGAATGCGACTATTGCTTCATCTGACTCGATCAAGATTTCAGTAACAGTTCCTGCTTTATCACCCAGCACCTACGCTGTTACAATCAACATCAATGGAGATGTAAATCTCAGAGCCCCGGATATGTATACCGTTTTGGAAGATACACCTGATGAAAGCGGGTTTTTCCAGGATCCATCTACTCTGGCTACTTTGTCTGGCGTTCTTGAAATTCAAACCCCTAATCTGGATAACGATCAGGATCTCGATATTCTTACCGCTTCCTATAACGAAAATGCATTTAACAATGTAGGATATCTGGAAAACCTCGGTAACCTGACTTTCTCTGGTCTGCAGGAAATTGGAGAAACCGGTGATGCCCGTGCACGCAGCGTCACCTATGCTGATTTTGATGGCGACGGAATTCTGGATGTAGTCGCTGCTTACAACAATCTTCTGGCCTGGTTCCGGAATGATGGCTCCAATACTTTCAACAGCGTTGAAGGTTCAGTGATTGAAACATTCCCGGTAATCACAAACTACAATTCCCAGGATGTCATAGCTTTTGATGTGAACCTCGATGGTGATACCGATATCATTCATGTACATACCGTAACTGATGATATCTCATATTATGAGAATGATGGAACCGGATCTTTCCAGCTTCAACAAGTAATAGATGGAAATGCTCCTTTAGCTAATGATGTAAAAGCCGCAGATTTTGATGGGGATGGAGATTTCGATCTAGTCGCCTCAATTGAAGCTTCAGGTGAAATTGTTCAGTATGTAAATAACGCCGGAACCTTTAATACGGCTTCTGTAATTACCTCTTCTGTGGATTCACCTAAAAATGTTGTAACTGCAGATTTGGATAATGACGGCTTTATTGATGTGCTTTCGGTTTCGCAAAATGATTCAAAGGTAGCATGGTACTCCAATGGTTCCGGAACCGGAGTATTCTCAGCACAGAATATTATTTCCAGTGACATGACTGATCCTTTTAATGCAACAGCTGCCGACTTAAATGGGGATGGCTTAAACGACGTTATTGTTTCTACCCTTAACGGGGACCTGGTGTGGTATCAAAACCTGGGTTCCGGAAGTTTTGATACCGCCGTTAGCCTGCTATCTGGTGCCGGAGAATTACGCTCGGTTGCTGCTGCTGACCTGACAGAAACAGGTTTGCTAGATTTAATTGCAGGAGACTACACAGCTAATCAATTGATTTTACTAAAAAATGTGGATACTCCTCCTGCACCTCCAACGGGTGTGGCGGTTTCCGGAAATATTGGTTCTGCTTCAATTAGCTGGAATCCCAATACTGAAACCGATCTTCTGGGATATGATGTAGTTCGCAGTACAAACCCTGACGCAGATGGTTTTACCTCCCTGCTTGGCTCACCACAAACCGGAACCACATACGAAGATACCGGCCTGAATAACGGTGTAACCTACTACTATCGAGTGGTTGCTATCGACTCCAGTAACACACGGGTAGCATCTGATACCGTGAGCATTAAAGCCGTATCAACACAGATTTCCGGTATTCATCCAGCAACAGGTATTGAAGCAACCCGTGTTAAAATCTCAGGAATTGGATTTTCTAATGTTCAATCTGAAAATCAGGTACAGTTCAATGGAACATCAGCAACCATTCTTAGTGCCGACTCCGCCTCCATCATTGTGGAAGCTCCGTCAGGATTATCCGGGTTTGTTGACATATCTGTAACAGCCAATAGTATTGGATATACCTATCCGGGCAAATATCTTTACTTATCTGAAAGTGAAGGCACATTTGGCCAGTTCGAAACCCAAACAGGTTTTTCAGGCACCGGAAATATTACTTCTGCTGACATTGATGCTGATGGCTTTGAAGACCTGATCGCCACCCGCCCTAACGACAATCAAATATCATTGATTTTCTCCGATGGGGATGATCCGTTCAACAGAGTAGTAAACCTGAACTTCTCGGGTTCTTTATCCCCAAGGATTATTCGGCCAATTAATATTTTTGGAAATGAATACCCTGATTTTGTATTCACATCGAATCTGAATAATGAATTCAAAGTATTGAAGAATAACGGAGGAAGCACCTCAGGCGGCAACTTCCTGGATCAAACTACAGTAACAGTTAATCACGCAGGTATTACCGATATCTTCCCTGCTGATATGAATAATGATGGTTACACCGACGTTGTGATCTCTTCAGCCAATGATGGAAAAATAAGCTGGTACGAAAATCAAAGTTTCCTTTCTGAGGTAGCTTTTGGCCCGGAAAACCAAATCGTTGATAACAGTAATTTAATGAACTCTATTTACGCGGCAGATTTCAATGGCGATAACCTTACTGATATTGTATCGGCTGAGAATATTGGAAACGAAGTGGCTTTATATCAGAATAATGGAGATGGTTCCTTTACCCGGTCAATTATCGCTTCAGGTATTAATCACCCGGAAAGAGTAACAGCTGCTGATCTTAATAATGATGGAAATCTGGATGTACTTTTTGCTTCTTCTGACGACGATAAGGTCGGAGCCTTCATCAACAACGGAGATGGCACTTTTGGTACTGAAAATGTGATTGCAACCGGAATCTTGGGAGCACTGGATGTTTCTGCTGCAGATCTCAACGGCGATGGACTTGTCGATATCCTGGCCACATCATCCAATAATGGCGAAGGATACTGGTTCCAGAATAACGGAAGTAACACTTTCTCCACTGCTAATACACTCACAAGTGCATTTAGTGGGGCAATCAGCATTCACGCTTATGACTCGGACGGAAATGGCAATCTTGATGTTGCCATCCGCGGACGAGACAGTGGTACACTTGGAGTTGGCAAAAACTTCCTGATTACCGCTCTTCAAATCGAGCAGTTTCTTTCAAACGATAGCATTGTAAGCCTTTCAGATGGACTTGAGTTTGTGTTCGACACCGACCTGTCTACCCTCGATAATTTCGCCAATTATATGGACGGAACAATTACTATCTCGAATCATGATGGTGAAACATTCTCGGCTGGCGCCATAAATATCGAAGGCAATAGTCTGATTGCTGATGACATTAACTTCTATTCGTTAGATACACTTTTTGTAGATATATCTTCTCAGGCTTTATATGATAATAGTGGTGGAAGGTATTTCATAGACATCGACGGCGATGGAATACGAACTTCTGAAGATGACCGCTATTTCTCAGAGGATGACTTCTACACAACCATGATTGGTGATTTTGATAATGACCTGGATGTGGATTTTGATGACCTGAATTCCTTCAGCGATGGCTGGAGAAATGATGAGTTCGGTTATGAAACCGCTCCGCTTGATTTTGGAACTACACTGAGTTTCCCCAATGCGCGTTTAAATGGAGATAACGATTTCAATATTGATGATATCGTTGCTTTTATCCGTTTCTGGAACCTTACACAGGAGCGAAGCAAAGTAGCTAAAGCTCAGGATATGGCTGCGAAAATAGCTTCTCTGGAAAGTGGCTCATCAATAGATGAGGTAGCTTCAGGCCAGAATATTCTAAAGGCGGGAACCAAAGATTTGAGTAACAATACTGATGCCGTTCAGAAGAATTCAAAACAAAAGCCTGAAATCTCTATCTCTGATTCTCTTCAATTCATCAGCTACTCAAAGAATGAGCAGGTTCATGAATATGTGCATGATCAGAATGCAGCGCGTGAAGTAACCTATACTTTTGCTCTTTCCCACCCTGATAGTGTGATGGCGCTTTCTCTGATTATTGACTACGAAGAGGATAAACTGAGCATTTCGGATATTAAAAATCACGATCTGTTCAACATCCATAGCAGCAATGCTAATGTATTTCTATCTCATGTAGACAGCACCAATGGTATCATCACATTGAATGTGGCAAATTTTGGTACGTTGTCGAGTGTACAGGATAGAAAGATTGTTTCTCTAACATTCAATTCTCTTGACGATCAGGATTCAGAAATTATTATTTCATCTGATCTGAGAGCCAAAGGCCAGCCTGCCCTGCAGCAGATTGCAAGAAAAGCAATCAGGGTAGCCGAAGAACTGCCGGGAAGCTTTACCCTTTCACAAAACTATCCAAACCCGTTCAACCCAACTACTACAATTCATTACGAGCTGGCAGAACAGGCTAAAGTGAACATCTCCGTGTTTGATATCCTGGGCCGTAAGGTAGAAACACTGATCAGCGAGAATGGGGTTCGTCCCGGGTACTACAAGCTTAACTGGGATGCTTCCAGATATGCCTCAGGCATGTATATTTATGTTCTTAATGTGAAATCAACATCCGGGAAAGCATACTCCATGACTAAAAAGATGGTGCTGGTAAAGTAA